One part of the Streptomyces nigra genome encodes these proteins:
- a CDS encoding helix-turn-helix transcriptional regulator yields the protein MSARTRDEKMTVKEVITDLKVAPSTFYRWRQLGKGPRAIKLPNGDVRIRRSEYERWLAEREDAA from the coding sequence ATGAGCGCCCGTACACGGGACGAGAAGATGACCGTCAAGGAGGTCATCACTGATCTGAAGGTCGCCCCGTCGACCTTCTACCGGTGGCGCCAGCTCGGGAAGGGGCCCCGCGCGATCAAGCTCCCGAACGGCGACGTGCGGATCCGGCGGTCGGAGTACGAGCGTTGGCTTGCGGAGCGGGAGGACGCTGCGTGA
- a CDS encoding tyrosine-type recombinase/integrase: MSAESNTPAGRPRGSARPGYSFDVRLWKVTKTGRKSRPWRLRWVVAGQVHGDTFTTLALAESRRSELWQAMNRRGEAFEIESGLPESEVRAAAEAAEAADAESSLRWFEFCRKYVAGRWRTAAAKTREGMADGLAAVTLAMVKRGDDAPDDETLRLAFRWGIVPANAGEDPSAELKAAYDWVTTTDRPLGDLTDPEVLEDVLYRLGYKLDGTPAAGDTYKRRRRALNTALEHAVVTGELPENPLQRARRKHVGSNDVVDRRVLVNPVQARQLLTAVSYVGSWDRCRGRRLVAFYAVLYYAGLRPAEAVGLRLSDCHLPETGWGTLTLRETRPVSGKQWTDSGERHDRRGLKAREATSDRPVPVPPVLVAILRAHLTEFGTAKEERVFGNERGGVVGSSTYWRVWEEARAYALPPERVDSPLAGRPYDLRHACITRWLNAGVPIAEVARRVGNSPEVIHRRYHGCVDGHEEVANAKISKSLEEDGDMV; this comes from the coding sequence GTGAGCGCCGAGAGCAACACCCCGGCCGGGCGCCCTCGCGGGTCGGCCCGGCCGGGCTACTCCTTCGACGTCAGGCTGTGGAAGGTGACCAAGACCGGCCGCAAGTCCCGCCCGTGGCGCCTCCGGTGGGTGGTCGCAGGGCAGGTGCACGGCGACACGTTCACCACGTTGGCTCTCGCGGAGAGCCGACGGTCCGAGCTGTGGCAGGCCATGAATCGGCGTGGTGAAGCGTTCGAGATCGAATCGGGACTGCCTGAGTCCGAGGTACGCGCGGCGGCCGAAGCCGCCGAAGCAGCGGACGCCGAGTCGTCGTTGCGATGGTTCGAGTTCTGCCGGAAGTACGTGGCTGGACGGTGGCGTACGGCTGCGGCCAAGACCCGTGAGGGCATGGCGGACGGCCTTGCGGCCGTGACGCTCGCCATGGTCAAGCGTGGGGACGACGCTCCCGACGACGAGACCCTTCGGCTGGCCTTCCGGTGGGGGATCGTGCCCGCAAACGCGGGAGAGGACCCGTCGGCCGAACTCAAGGCCGCATACGACTGGGTCACGACGACCGACCGGCCACTGGGTGATCTGACCGACCCCGAAGTACTCGAGGATGTGCTGTACCGCCTCGGGTACAAGCTGGACGGCACCCCGGCGGCGGGCGACACATACAAGCGGCGCCGCCGGGCCCTGAACACCGCCCTCGAACACGCCGTGGTGACGGGGGAGCTCCCAGAGAACCCGCTCCAGCGCGCTCGCCGGAAGCACGTCGGGTCCAACGATGTCGTTGACCGCCGCGTCCTGGTGAACCCCGTCCAGGCCCGCCAGTTGCTCACGGCCGTCTCCTACGTCGGGTCGTGGGACCGGTGCCGTGGGCGGCGGCTGGTGGCCTTCTACGCGGTCCTGTACTACGCGGGCCTGCGCCCCGCGGAGGCGGTCGGGCTGCGATTGTCGGACTGCCACCTGCCCGAGACGGGTTGGGGCACGCTGACCCTGCGGGAAACGCGGCCCGTCTCCGGGAAGCAGTGGACCGACTCGGGGGAGCGGCACGATCGCCGGGGACTCAAGGCGAGGGAGGCGACCAGCGACCGGCCGGTGCCTGTTCCGCCTGTGCTGGTCGCGATCCTCCGCGCGCACCTTACGGAATTCGGGACGGCCAAGGAGGAGCGCGTCTTCGGCAACGAGCGCGGGGGAGTCGTCGGGTCCTCCACCTACTGGCGCGTCTGGGAGGAGGCACGTGCCTACGCCCTCCCGCCTGAGCGCGTCGACTCGCCGTTGGCCGGCCGCCCGTACGATCTGCGGCACGCCTGCATAACGCGGTGGCTGAACGCGGGGGTGCCGATTGCCGAGGTGGCCCGTCGGGTCGGCAACTCGCCGGAGGTGATCCATCGGCGATATCACGGCTGCGTCGACGGACACGAGGAAGTCGCGAACGCCAAGATTTCTAAGTCTTTGGAAGAAGACGGAGACATGGTATAG
- a CDS encoding zinc-ribbon domain-containing protein: MPRSGKRAVLCGWFRLARGDMSRSVDTTDRQRNALTFTHPHIATELVAVIGHDDVTSDRLQPSDQRGCRWRCTACAHEWTCTVTKRTTGGAGSGCPKCARLRTINARRIARQGESLADLHPELAQEFVANLENELTPSQLKPHSGYKCRWRCRFCNNEWVAVPQNRVSNKTGCPACFAARRGKWKRKPQGTFQTAHDALGEVAKEFIRNETTPDHDLTMLRPGSGDKCAWLCSTCGHTWIASVASRVRSHKNRSGSGCRKCYDRRIAARRKAPKEGESLREIYPQISQSFVKNLTTPGVGPEHLRIRSNDRCLWKCSYGHEWEANVLTRTYGSGCPKCTSAGRSRFELEVQYLLAAAIGADVVCDHAVEHVRGASGRPPRVDLFVPSVQLYVDLDPFHTHSTDRHREKDARKSVLLRDLDYVRVRAQGLPHIPGEHVEVSDATRKGIDPWTWASSLGPTMVARGLQFKTLSKAQRERALGQAADAWATIKGGVRFESAAKKYPGLLPEFRKNLTRPEYDLSLCSPSSFDVAEWQCSKCGHVWETMIRNRTYSGSGCHACHRQGTNNNNVSRSMAQPGESLADLLPSIAARFIRCLKDPTRTPENLRIKSNLRCEWFCQTRQHTFTAPVFAVSGGTKRRCCR, from the coding sequence ATGCCCCGCAGCGGCAAACGGGCCGTACTATGCGGCTGGTTTCGACTTGCTAGGGGGGACATGTCGCGCTCGGTAGATACGACCGACAGACAGCGAAACGCGCTCACCTTCACACACCCACACATCGCGACAGAGCTGGTCGCAGTCATCGGCCACGACGACGTAACGAGTGACCGGCTTCAGCCTTCCGACCAACGTGGGTGCAGGTGGCGCTGCACAGCATGTGCCCATGAGTGGACGTGCACCGTCACCAAGCGAACTACAGGCGGCGCCGGCAGCGGATGCCCGAAGTGCGCACGCCTACGGACAATCAATGCACGCAGGATAGCTCGCCAAGGTGAGTCCCTTGCAGATCTACACCCCGAACTGGCCCAAGAATTTGTTGCCAACCTAGAGAATGAACTCACCCCCTCACAACTCAAGCCACACAGTGGCTACAAATGCCGCTGGCGCTGCCGTTTCTGCAACAACGAATGGGTAGCGGTTCCACAGAACCGCGTATCCAACAAAACAGGCTGTCCCGCCTGCTTTGCAGCAAGGCGGGGCAAGTGGAAGCGCAAACCACAGGGCACATTCCAAACCGCACATGATGCACTCGGAGAGGTCGCTAAGGAGTTCATCAGAAACGAAACAACGCCGGATCATGATTTAACCATGCTCAGACCTGGATCTGGCGATAAGTGCGCCTGGCTGTGCTCAACTTGCGGTCACACATGGATAGCCAGCGTCGCATCCCGTGTTCGCTCACACAAGAATCGAAGCGGATCCGGATGCCGGAAGTGTTACGACCGACGCATCGCCGCGCGCCGCAAAGCCCCTAAAGAAGGAGAGTCACTCAGAGAAATCTACCCACAGATTAGCCAATCCTTCGTGAAGAACTTGACAACGCCGGGCGTAGGGCCCGAGCACCTGAGAATACGTAGCAATGACCGGTGTCTCTGGAAATGCAGCTATGGGCACGAATGGGAAGCTAACGTTCTGACCCGAACATATGGTTCCGGCTGCCCCAAGTGCACGTCAGCAGGCAGGTCGCGTTTCGAGCTTGAGGTGCAGTACCTGCTCGCAGCAGCAATAGGGGCCGACGTCGTATGCGACCACGCCGTAGAGCACGTGCGTGGAGCCTCGGGACGCCCTCCCCGAGTAGATCTCTTCGTGCCGTCGGTTCAACTCTATGTGGACCTGGACCCGTTCCACACGCACAGCACAGACCGCCACCGGGAAAAGGATGCCAGAAAGAGCGTACTCCTGCGTGATTTGGACTATGTGCGGGTTCGCGCTCAAGGCCTCCCTCACATCCCTGGCGAACATGTAGAAGTCAGTGACGCCACTAGAAAGGGAATCGACCCGTGGACCTGGGCGTCTTCACTCGGTCCGACCATGGTTGCTCGCGGACTCCAATTCAAAACACTGAGTAAGGCGCAAAGAGAGAGAGCCCTGGGGCAGGCAGCAGACGCCTGGGCGACAATTAAGGGAGGAGTGAGGTTCGAGTCTGCGGCGAAGAAATATCCCGGGCTTCTCCCTGAATTCAGAAAGAACCTCACCCGACCCGAGTACGACCTGTCCCTGTGCTCGCCTTCTTCGTTCGATGTAGCGGAATGGCAATGCAGCAAGTGCGGACACGTATGGGAAACCATGATCCGCAACAGAACATACAGCGGCTCTGGTTGTCACGCATGCCACCGACAAGGAACAAACAATAACAACGTCTCCCGATCGATGGCGCAGCCTGGCGAGTCGCTTGCAGATCTTCTCCCCAGCATCGCTGCTAGGTTCATCCGTTGCCTGAAAGACCCAACACGCACCCCAGAAAACCTTAGAATCAAGAGCAATCTGAGGTGCGAGTGGTTTTGTCAGACAAGACAGCACACGTTCACCGCACCAGTCTTTGCAGTATCTGGCGGAACTAAGCGCAGGTGTTGCAGATAG
- a CDS encoding response regulator: MNGFCGVWHPVRAGVGHPQGVEVGKTRTRWPVRTYSRVVPGASGRVLVVDDNKVIRQLIRVNLELEGIEVVTAADGAECLDVVHQVRPDVITLDVVMPRLDGLRTAAQLRADSRTRDLPLAIISGCTQYEIESGLDVGVDAFLPKPFEPAELVSVVRRLLEGERRVGGGLGAGVRV; the protein is encoded by the coding sequence ATGAACGGGTTTTGCGGGGTGTGGCACCCCGTGCGAGCTGGGGTGGGTCACCCGCAGGGGGTGGAAGTCGGGAAAACCCGGACGCGGTGGCCGGTCCGGACCTACTCTCGAGTTGTGCCAGGCGCGTCCGGCCGGGTGCTTGTTGTGGACGACAACAAGGTCATCCGGCAGTTGATCAGGGTCAATCTCGAGCTGGAGGGCATCGAGGTCGTGACCGCGGCCGATGGTGCCGAGTGTCTTGATGTGGTCCATCAGGTGCGGCCCGATGTGATCACCCTCGATGTCGTCATGCCCCGCCTCGACGGGCTGCGTACCGCCGCGCAGCTCCGTGCCGACAGCCGTACGCGTGATCTTCCGCTCGCGATCATCAGCGGCTGTACGCAGTACGAGATCGAGAGCGGGCTCGACGTCGGCGTCGACGCCTTTCTGCCCAAGCCCTTCGAGCCCGCCGAACTCGTGAGCGTCGTGCGGCGGTTGCTGGAGGGGGAGCGGCGCGTCGGTGGGGGGCTGGGAGCAGGGGTCAGGGTTTAG